From one Acidibrevibacterium fodinaquatile genomic stretch:
- the ccoN gene encoding cytochrome-c oxidase, cbb3-type subunit I — protein sequence MANTMALAPPVRYNDDVVKKFVIASMFWAIVGFLVGVFIAAQLAWPALNFWQPYLNFGRLRPVHTSAVIFAFGGSALIGTSFHVVQRTCHARLFGGKALANFIFWGYQFFIVMAALSYVLGFSKSREYSEPEWHLILWLVIVWVAYLVAFTGTLLRREEPHIYVANWFYLSFILTVAMLVIVNNLAVPVSIYAAKSYSLFSGAQDALVQWWYGHNAVGFFLTAGFLGMMYYFIPKAANRPIYSYRLSIVHFWSLIFIYIWAGPHHLHWTALPDWTQTVGMAFSIMLWMPSWGGMINGLMTLSGAWDKLRTDPGLRFSVTSVGFYGMSTFEGPVMSVRTVNALSHYTDWGIGHVHSGSLGWVAMITFGAIYYLVPNLWGRKGLYSTRLAAWHYWISTLGIVLYISAMWVAGIMEGLMWRAYDAQGFLQYAFIDSINAVHPLLIIRWLGGVFFLTGAVIMVYNLIMTVRSPKTAISGSGLIGLPLPAAGD from the coding sequence ATGGCTAATACGATGGCGCTCGCCCCTCCCGTTCGCTACAATGATGACGTCGTCAAGAAGTTCGTCATCGCCAGCATGTTCTGGGCGATCGTCGGCTTTCTCGTCGGCGTTTTCATCGCCGCCCAACTCGCCTGGCCTGCGCTCAATTTTTGGCAGCCCTACCTCAATTTCGGCCGTCTGCGGCCGGTTCACACATCGGCGGTGATTTTCGCGTTTGGTGGTTCGGCGCTGATCGGAACCTCGTTTCACGTCGTCCAGCGCACGTGTCATGCGCGGCTTTTTGGCGGCAAGGCGCTCGCGAATTTCATCTTCTGGGGCTATCAATTCTTCATCGTCATGGCGGCCTTGAGCTACGTACTGGGCTTTTCCAAAAGCCGAGAATATTCTGAGCCCGAATGGCATCTCATTCTGTGGCTGGTGATCGTCTGGGTCGCCTATCTGGTCGCGTTCACCGGCACCCTGCTCCGCCGCGAGGAGCCCCATATCTACGTCGCCAACTGGTTTTACCTCTCCTTCATCCTCACTGTCGCAATGTTGGTGATCGTTAATAATCTTGCGGTGCCGGTCTCGATCTATGCGGCGAAGAGCTATTCGCTGTTTTCCGGGGCGCAGGACGCGCTGGTGCAATGGTGGTACGGCCATAACGCGGTCGGGTTTTTCCTCACCGCGGGCTTTCTCGGCATGATGTATTATTTCATCCCGAAAGCCGCCAACCGGCCGATTTATTCCTATCGGCTGTCCATTGTGCATTTCTGGTCGCTGATTTTCATCTATATCTGGGCAGGTCCGCATCATCTGCACTGGACGGCGCTGCCGGATTGGACTCAGACCGTCGGCATGGCGTTCTCAATCATGCTGTGGATGCCATCCTGGGGTGGCATGATCAATGGTCTGATGACGCTCTCAGGGGCGTGGGACAAGCTGCGCACCGATCCCGGATTGCGCTTCTCCGTCACCTCGGTCGGGTTTTACGGCATGTCCACTTTCGAGGGGCCGGTGATGTCGGTGCGCACCGTCAATGCGCTGAGCCACTATACCGATTGGGGCATCGGCCACGTCCATTCCGGCTCGCTCGGGTGGGTCGCGATGATCACTTTCGGCGCGATCTATTATCTCGTGCCCAATCTCTGGGGGCGTAAAGGGCTTTACTCGACGCGCCTCGCCGCGTGGCATTACTGGATCTCAACCCTCGGCATCGTTCTTTACATCAGCGCGATGTGGGTCGCTGGGATCATGGAAGGGCTGATGTGGCGCGCTTATGATGCGCAAGGCTTCCTGCAATACGCCTTCATCGACAGCATCAACGCGGTGCATCCCCTGCTGATCATTCGCTGGCTCGGCGGTGTCTTCTTTCTGACCGGCGCGGTGATCATGGTGTATAATTTGATCATGACCGTGCGCAGCCCCAAGACCGCGATCAGCGGCTCTGGCCTCATTGGCCTGCCACTTCCCGCCGCCGGAGACTGA
- the ccoO gene encoding cytochrome-c oxidase, cbb3-type subunit II: MRFRHEILEKNAIYLLLASLVAVAIGGMVEIIPQFFIENTIEPVKGVRPYTPLELAGRNIYIREGCYLCHSQMIRALRDEIERYGHYSLAAESMYDHPFQWGSKRIGPDLARVGGKYSNDWHYAHLRNPQSMVPESLMPHYAFLEETPLSYDRIDADLRTNKTVGVPYDDADIANAKADLESQANPDADHTSLLKRYPKAVAASHTKPYISEMDALVAYLQMLGTLVDFADTNEEKLDR; encoded by the coding sequence ATGCGCTTTCGTCACGAGATTCTCGAAAAGAACGCCATTTACCTGCTGCTCGCGTCGCTGGTCGCGGTCGCGATCGGCGGGATGGTGGAGATCATTCCGCAGTTCTTCATCGAGAACACGATCGAGCCGGTCAAAGGTGTGCGGCCTTACACGCCGCTCGAACTCGCCGGCCGCAACATCTATATCCGCGAGGGCTGCTATCTCTGCCACAGCCAGATGATTAGGGCCCTACGCGATGAAATCGAGCGCTACGGGCATTACTCTCTCGCCGCAGAAAGCATGTATGATCATCCCTTCCAATGGGGATCGAAACGCATCGGCCCCGATCTCGCGCGCGTCGGCGGGAAATACTCCAATGACTGGCATTACGCGCATCTGCGTAACCCGCAATCGATGGTGCCCGAGAGCCTGATGCCGCATTATGCTTTCCTTGAAGAGACGCCGCTTTCATATGATCGGATCGACGCCGATCTCCGCACCAATAAAACGGTCGGCGTTCCCTATGATGACGCCGATATCGCCAACGCCAAGGCCGATCTTGAATCGCAGGCCAATCCCGATGCCGATCACACGTCCCTCCTCAAGCGCTATCCAAAAGCCGTGGCCGCTTCCCACACCAAACCCTATATCAGCGAAATGGATGCCTTGGTCGCCTATCTGCAAATGCTTGGGACATTGGTCGATTTCGCGGATACCAACGAAGAGAAGCTCGATCGTTGA
- a CDS encoding cbb3-type cytochrome oxidase subunit 3 — MTPNTLHTLQGYLLLAAVFVFAVLFITVYWPRNKAEIERHALIPLDDDR; from the coding sequence ATGACACCCAATACCCTCCATACGTTGCAAGGATATCTGCTGCTTGCCGCCGTTTTCGTGTTCGCCGTTTTGTTCATTACGGTCTATTGGCCGCGCAACAAAGCTGAGATCGAGCGACACGCCCTCATTCCCCTCGATGACGATCGCTGA